The following are from one region of the Cytobacillus firmus genome:
- the trhA gene encoding PAQR family membrane homeostasis protein TrhA: MNSYIREPINGLTHLAGAILSFAGLLAMVIKASLTTSSPLAITAVAIFGISLMLLYSASAAYHMVIAKDKVIAFLRKLDHSMIYVLIAGSYTPFCLITLNGVTGWVLFGIVTVVALSGILFKMIWFNCPRWLSTALYIAMGWIIVFAFSPLSESLSSAGVMLLFLGGILYTIGGVIYAVKPKFLEFNSMGFHEIFHIFIMMGSMTHFLCVFMYVI, translated from the coding sequence ATGAATTCGTATATCCGGGAGCCCATCAACGGACTAACCCATTTAGCAGGAGCCATTTTATCCTTTGCCGGATTGCTTGCCATGGTGATCAAAGCCTCACTGACAACCTCTTCACCGCTTGCCATTACGGCTGTTGCTATTTTTGGAATCAGTTTGATGCTTCTTTATTCAGCATCAGCTGCCTATCATATGGTCATCGCTAAAGATAAAGTCATTGCCTTTTTAAGAAAGCTTGATCATTCTATGATTTATGTATTGATTGCAGGTTCGTATACACCTTTTTGCCTCATCACCTTAAATGGTGTGACTGGCTGGGTTTTATTTGGAATAGTTACAGTTGTTGCTTTGTCAGGCATTCTGTTTAAAATGATATGGTTCAACTGTCCGCGCTGGCTTTCTACAGCGTTATACATTGCCATGGGATGGATTATCGTTTTCGCCTTCTCTCCTCTTTCTGAATCTTTAAGCTCAGCAGGTGTTATGCTGCTTTTTCTCGGAGGCATCCTTTACACAATCGGCGGAGTGATTTATGCTGTTAAACCAAAATTCCTCGAATTTAATTCAATGGGTTTTCATGAGATTTTTCATATTTTCATCATGATGGGAAGCATGACACATTTTCTTTGTGTGTTCATGTATGTGATTTAA
- a CDS encoding DUF1836 domain-containing protein, which translates to MKLEKLIADNQIELEDIPQIDLYMDQVIQLFENTFGNTTRNEEEKVLTKTMINNYAKGKLFFPIKNKKYSKEHLILIAFIYQLKGALSINDIKSLLNSVNTRTAEGKMDLNHFYQLYLDLAKLNADAFINDLENQAGRAAELNEGQPAQLEKVLLASSLVHMSNLYRKAAERIVDEVKETGDEK; encoded by the coding sequence ATGAAATTGGAAAAACTCATAGCGGATAACCAAATTGAATTGGAAGATATACCACAAATAGATTTATATATGGATCAAGTAATCCAGCTTTTTGAAAATACCTTTGGGAACACGACGAGAAATGAAGAGGAAAAAGTGCTAACTAAGACAATGATAAATAACTATGCAAAAGGGAAATTATTTTTTCCAATTAAAAATAAAAAATATTCAAAGGAGCACCTTATATTAATTGCTTTTATCTATCAGCTAAAAGGGGCTCTATCCATAAATGATATTAAAAGCCTGCTAAATAGCGTCAACACGAGGACGGCAGAAGGAAAGATGGATCTGAACCATTTTTATCAGCTTTACCTCGATTTGGCGAAACTGAATGCCGATGCATTTATTAATGATCTGGAAAATCAGGCGGGCAGGGCGGCAGAGCTAAATGAAGGGCAGCCAGCCCAGCTGGAAAAAGTCCTGCTGGCATCTTCACTCGTTCATATGAGCAACTTATACCGAAAAGCAGCTGAACGCATTGTGGATGAGGTAAAGGAGACAGGCGATGAGAAATAG
- a CDS encoding multicopper oxidase domain-containing protein, whose translation MRKGVKYLLTSAIGIGLLTGCSQGAAPENALQPEEKVLAAETQPEAIAPHKDLNQEPIPLKIERVGENEVNVEMTSQITDIEIDKGKFYKAWTFNGEAPGPVVVVNEGDTINFTLKNMDPAIPHSMDFHAVHAAPSKDFSNVKPDETGTFSYPANKPGVFMYHCGTSPVLSHIANGMHGTIIVKPKAGYPTDKEIDREYTIIQNEWYKYNDLDDFTNGVPSHVVFSTKALKEGDPNTNGDTFTLKDKPLLAKVGDKVRMYVNNVGPNEVSSFHVVGTVFDDVYIDGNPFNHYKGLQTVMLPASGGAVVEFTVTKEGSYPIVTHQFNHAQKGAVAILKVTATGEDDGKATMSH comes from the coding sequence ATGAGAAAAGGAGTAAAATATCTGCTTACTTCCGCAATAGGCATAGGCTTGCTAACGGGATGCAGCCAGGGGGCAGCACCTGAAAATGCACTTCAGCCCGAGGAAAAAGTACTGGCAGCAGAAACCCAGCCTGAAGCAATCGCTCCGCACAAAGATTTAAATCAGGAGCCTATTCCATTGAAGATTGAAAGAGTCGGAGAGAATGAAGTGAATGTCGAAATGACTTCCCAAATTACAGATATCGAGATCGATAAAGGAAAATTCTATAAAGCGTGGACATTTAACGGGGAAGCACCAGGACCGGTAGTAGTTGTCAATGAAGGGGACACAATCAATTTCACCTTAAAAAACATGGATCCGGCAATACCGCACAGCATGGATTTTCACGCTGTACACGCAGCTCCTTCAAAAGACTTCTCCAACGTCAAGCCTGATGAGACGGGAACATTCAGTTACCCTGCCAATAAACCTGGCGTGTTTATGTATCACTGCGGAACTTCACCGGTATTATCACATATCGCAAACGGAATGCACGGAACGATTATTGTTAAGCCAAAAGCCGGCTATCCGACTGATAAAGAGATTGATAGAGAATATACAATTATTCAAAACGAATGGTATAAATACAACGACCTTGATGATTTTACAAATGGGGTTCCGAGTCATGTAGTTTTCTCAACAAAGGCGCTAAAAGAGGGAGACCCTAATACAAATGGGGATACGTTCACACTTAAAGACAAACCGCTTCTGGCTAAAGTAGGGGATAAAGTAAGGATGTATGTAAATAATGTGGGGCCAAATGAAGTGAGCTCTTTCCATGTGGTGGGTACAGTGTTTGATGATGTATACATTGACGGCAACCCTTTTAACCATTACAAAGGTCTCCAGACGGTCATGCTCCCGGCGAGCGGCGGAGCTGTTGTGGAATTTACCGTAACGAAGGAAGGCAGCTACCCCATCGTGACGCATCAATTTAACCATGCACAAAAAGGAGCCGTCGCCATTCTAAAGGTAACTGCGACCGGTGAAGACGACGGTAAGGCTACAATGAGCCACTAA
- a CDS encoding N-acetylmuramoyl-L-alanine amidase translates to MKLYLDPGHGGTDPGALGNGIREKDIALDISKNIKNILVAGYQNVEVKMSRENDTTKSLSQRTSEANSWGADFYLSIHCNAANGAARGYEDFIHNSLNSSSQTAIYQNSIHAEVIKLNNLIDRGKKKADFHVLRESSMPSMLTENGFIDNSADAALMKDPIWRQRVAQGHVNGIVKAFNLKAKTAVPPKPVDPSNLYRVIAGSFTNRNNAEDRAALLKNKGIESVIAIAEISGKVWYRVQAGAFTTKENAEKQLEAVKKAGISDAYVQFDAPPAVPSEPKGYSILGATHLSAEHMNQYAKQINPNASNLGSFYSAFGEYYGIRGDVAFAQAMHETNFLRFTGDVKPGQNNFAGLGATGNGTSGASFPTQEEGVLAHLQHLYAYASTQPLPSKYTVVDPRFSLVKRGSAKLWKELNGKWAVPGTNYAESIMNIYKNMIRFSNEKLEAVLKDIEGSK, encoded by the coding sequence ATGAAGCTTTATTTAGACCCTGGACACGGAGGGACGGATCCGGGTGCTCTGGGAAATGGAATAAGAGAAAAGGATATTGCGCTTGATATCTCAAAAAATATAAAAAACATCTTAGTTGCAGGTTATCAGAATGTAGAAGTAAAAATGAGCCGTGAAAACGATACAACTAAAAGTTTGAGCCAAAGAACATCTGAAGCGAATAGCTGGGGGGCTGATTTTTATCTGTCCATTCACTGCAATGCAGCAAATGGAGCAGCGAGGGGGTATGAAGATTTTATTCATAACAGCTTAAACAGCTCTTCGCAGACCGCCATTTATCAGAATAGTATTCATGCTGAAGTTATAAAGCTGAATAACCTTATTGATAGAGGGAAGAAGAAGGCAGACTTCCATGTGCTGCGTGAATCTTCCATGCCATCCATGTTAACAGAAAATGGGTTTATTGATAATTCTGCTGATGCCGCTTTAATGAAAGATCCGATATGGAGACAAAGAGTGGCACAGGGACACGTAAATGGAATCGTAAAAGCCTTTAATCTTAAAGCGAAAACAGCTGTCCCGCCAAAGCCAGTCGATCCCAGTAATCTGTACAGAGTGATCGCCGGGTCATTTACTAATAGAAACAATGCTGAGGACAGGGCCGCCCTTCTAAAAAACAAGGGCATTGAATCGGTTATAGCCATTGCTGAAATATCTGGCAAGGTCTGGTACCGTGTACAAGCCGGGGCTTTCACTACAAAGGAAAATGCAGAAAAACAACTGGAAGCAGTAAAAAAAGCAGGAATAAGTGATGCCTATGTACAGTTTGACGCTCCGCCGGCAGTTCCATCTGAGCCCAAAGGGTATTCCATTCTCGGGGCAACTCATTTGTCCGCTGAGCATATGAATCAATATGCCAAACAGATAAACCCGAATGCTTCCAATTTAGGTTCATTCTATTCAGCTTTTGGAGAATATTACGGAATCAGAGGAGATGTAGCTTTTGCACAGGCCATGCATGAAACCAACTTTCTCCGATTTACCGGTGATGTTAAACCAGGCCAGAATAATTTTGCAGGACTCGGCGCAACAGGGAATGGTACGTCAGGAGCAAGCTTTCCCACACAGGAGGAAGGCGTACTGGCACATCTGCAGCATTTATATGCCTACGCTTCGACACAGCCCCTGCCTTCCAAATACACGGTAGTGGATCCGCGTTTCAGCCTGGTGAAAAGAGGTTCGGCTAAGCTATGGAAGGAATTGAACGGCAAATGGGCAGTACCCGGTACAAATTATGCTGAATCTATCATGAACATCTACAAAAATATGATCAGATTTTCTAATGAAAAACTGGAAGCTGTTTTAAAGGATATTGAAGGAAGTAAATAA
- the manA gene encoding mannose-6-phosphate isomerase, class I — protein sequence MEQPIFLEPVFQERIWGGTALKNIFGYNIISEKTGECWAISGHAHGESTVLSGKFTGKKLSELWRDHRELFGNHHAQDFPLLVKLLDANSDLSVQVHPDDEYAQKHGTDMFGKNECWYVLDCIENANIILGHNAQTREELTSLIEKGEWGELLNKIPIKKGDFIYVPSGTVHALGKGTLILEIQQSSDTTYRLYDYDRIDGNGKKRELHLRQAIEVISVPHYLPELQPEYVKKGKNRFIKFLETENFTVCKWEIQENTAMKKEVPFLLISIINGNGSLIVNKNRYHLKKGDHLILPAPITMYSLEGEFEAIVSYSL from the coding sequence GTGGAACAGCCAATATTTTTAGAGCCTGTTTTCCAAGAAAGGATCTGGGGAGGTACAGCTCTTAAAAATATATTTGGCTATAACATTATTTCAGAAAAAACAGGTGAATGCTGGGCAATATCCGGACATGCACATGGCGAAAGCACAGTGTTATCGGGAAAGTTTACTGGGAAGAAGCTTAGTGAACTCTGGAGGGACCACCGTGAATTATTTGGTAATCATCATGCACAAGATTTTCCGTTGCTTGTAAAACTGCTTGATGCCAATTCAGATTTATCTGTTCAAGTTCATCCTGATGACGAATATGCACAAAAGCATGGAACTGATATGTTTGGTAAAAATGAATGCTGGTACGTCCTGGACTGTATAGAGAATGCTAATATCATCTTAGGCCACAACGCCCAAACTAGAGAAGAGCTAACAAGTTTAATCGAAAAAGGGGAATGGGGTGAACTGCTGAATAAAATCCCAATTAAGAAAGGGGATTTTATATATGTTCCCAGCGGGACTGTTCATGCTTTAGGGAAGGGGACCCTCATCCTGGAGATTCAGCAGAGTTCTGATACCACATATAGACTCTATGATTATGACAGAATAGACGGCAATGGAAAGAAGCGCGAACTTCATTTGAGACAGGCTATTGAGGTGATTTCTGTACCTCACTATTTGCCTGAGCTTCAGCCGGAGTATGTTAAAAAGGGCAAAAACCGGTTTATAAAGTTCTTGGAAACTGAAAACTTCACTGTTTGCAAATGGGAAATACAAGAGAATACTGCAATGAAAAAAGAAGTACCATTTCTGCTAATCAGTATAATAAACGGGAATGGGAGCTTAATCGTGAATAAAAATCGATACCATCTGAAAAAAGGCGACCACCTTATCCTGCCGGCCCCGATAACCATGTACTCACTTGAGGGTGAATTTGAGGCTATCGTTTCATACTCTTTATAA
- a CDS encoding undecaprenyl-diphosphate phosphatase, whose translation MEFIMILKAIILGFVEGMTEFAPVSSTGHMIIVDDMWLNTKEFLSKYEANTFKVVIQLGSILAVVIIFRDRFIEMLGLGGRNKSSEEKQSRLKLSQVIVGLIPAGILGVLFEDYIDEHLFSTETVLIGLVIGAFLMIFADIFGGKNPKTVSVDQITYKQALSIGLIQCFSLWPGFSRSGSTISGGVLLGLSHRAAADFTFIMAVPIMAGASFLSLIKNLEYFSVEALPFFIAGFVSAFIFALVSIRFFLKIIGKIKLIPFAIYRIVLAGVIYFVFL comes from the coding sequence ATGGAATTTATTATGATTTTGAAAGCAATTATATTGGGGTTTGTTGAAGGAATGACTGAGTTTGCCCCAGTGTCATCGACAGGACATATGATTATTGTGGATGATATGTGGCTTAATACAAAAGAGTTCTTATCCAAATATGAAGCCAATACCTTTAAAGTCGTTATTCAGCTCGGTTCCATTTTAGCGGTTGTAATTATTTTCAGGGACCGGTTCATTGAAATGCTCGGCCTCGGGGGACGGAATAAAAGCTCGGAAGAAAAACAAAGCCGCCTGAAACTGTCTCAAGTCATTGTCGGGTTAATTCCAGCAGGGATTCTTGGCGTTTTGTTTGAGGATTATATTGATGAACATCTGTTTTCAACTGAGACGGTACTGATTGGTTTGGTTATTGGTGCTTTTCTGATGATTTTTGCCGATATTTTTGGAGGCAAAAACCCGAAGACAGTTTCTGTTGATCAAATCACCTATAAACAGGCTTTATCTATTGGATTGATACAATGTTTCTCCCTATGGCCAGGATTCTCGCGTTCAGGTTCCACCATTTCAGGCGGCGTGCTGCTTGGCCTGTCACATAGGGCTGCAGCTGATTTTACTTTTATCATGGCCGTGCCGATTATGGCCGGTGCGAGTTTTCTTTCATTAATAAAGAATCTTGAATACTTTTCAGTCGAGGCGCTTCCGTTCTTTATTGCAGGATTTGTCAGTGCATTTATTTTTGCATTAGTTTCAATCCGCTTCTTCTTGAAGATTATCGGCAAGATTAAACTGATCCCTTTTGCCATTTATAGAATCGTTTTGGCGGGGGTTATCTATTTCGTATTTCTATAA